Proteins encoded by one window of Chromobacterium violaceum ATCC 12472:
- the gloA gene encoding lactoylglutathione lyase, with product MRMLHTMLRVGNLDRSIAFYQEVLGMKLLRRNDFPEGRFTLAFVGYGDEAEHTVLELTHNWDTESYDLGSGYGHIAIEVDDAYAACDMARAKGGKVTREAGPMKHGTTVIAFIEDPDGYKIEFIQKGSR from the coding sequence ATGAGAATGCTTCACACCATGCTGCGCGTCGGCAACCTGGATCGCTCGATCGCCTTCTACCAGGAAGTGCTGGGCATGAAGCTGCTGCGCCGCAACGACTTTCCGGAAGGCCGTTTCACGCTGGCCTTCGTCGGCTACGGCGACGAGGCCGAGCACACCGTGCTGGAGCTGACCCACAACTGGGACACCGAATCCTACGATCTGGGCAGCGGCTATGGCCACATCGCCATCGAGGTGGACGACGCCTACGCCGCCTGTGACATGGCGCGCGCCAAGGGCGGCAAGGTGACGCGCGAGGCCGGCCCGATGAAGCACGGCACCACCGTGATCGCCTTCATCGAGGACCCGGACGGCTACAAGATCGAGTTCATCCAGAAAGGCAGCCGCTAA
- a CDS encoding sodium:proton antiporter: MNKKLIALAGGLLLPAFARAADLDGATLGLAWGVPFAGILLSIALFPMLAPGIWHHHFGKITAVWTALFLLPFAAAFGLGHAGALVLHALFTEYIPFIVLLFALYTVSGGILVWGSLHASPRLNTVILAIGTALASVMGTTGAAMLLIRPLLRANEGRKRNVHVVVFFIFLVANVGGGLTPLGDPPLFLGFLKGVTFGWTFQHMLAPVLLLSALLLAIFYFLDRHMFAKEAKEGTLKPVDTSHDKPLKLHGKRNFWLLAGVVGAVLMSGLWKPGIAFALPGVHLELQNLLRDGILLLLAFASLWITPKQVRAGNEFNWLPILEVGKLFAGIFITIAPVIAILRAGDHGALAGLVQAVSGPDGKPLDGMYFWMTGILSSFLDNAPTYLVFFNLASGDAAELMGPFASTLLAISMGAVFMGAMTYIGNAPNFMVKAIAEHRHVRMPGFFGYMLWSGAVLLPCFALLTLVFFHF, translated from the coding sequence ATGAATAAAAAACTGATTGCACTGGCGGGAGGCTTGCTGCTCCCCGCGTTCGCCCGCGCCGCCGATCTGGACGGCGCCACGCTCGGCCTGGCCTGGGGCGTGCCGTTCGCCGGCATCCTGCTGTCCATCGCGCTGTTTCCGATGCTGGCTCCCGGCATCTGGCACCACCATTTCGGCAAGATCACCGCGGTCTGGACCGCGCTGTTCCTGCTGCCTTTCGCCGCGGCCTTCGGGCTGGGCCACGCCGGCGCGCTGGTGCTGCACGCGCTGTTCACCGAATACATCCCCTTCATCGTGCTGCTGTTCGCGCTGTACACGGTGTCGGGCGGCATCCTGGTGTGGGGCTCGCTGCACGCGTCGCCCCGGCTGAACACTGTCATCCTGGCCATCGGCACCGCGCTGGCGTCGGTCATGGGCACCACCGGCGCGGCGATGCTGCTGATCCGGCCGCTGCTGCGCGCCAACGAGGGCCGCAAGCGCAATGTGCACGTGGTGGTGTTCTTCATCTTCCTGGTGGCCAATGTCGGCGGCGGCCTGACGCCGCTGGGCGATCCGCCGCTGTTCCTCGGCTTTCTGAAGGGCGTGACCTTCGGCTGGACCTTCCAGCACATGCTGGCCCCGGTGCTGTTGCTGTCGGCGCTGCTGCTGGCCATTTTCTACTTCCTGGACCGCCACATGTTCGCCAAGGAGGCGAAGGAAGGCACGCTCAAACCGGTGGACACCAGCCACGACAAGCCGCTGAAGCTGCACGGCAAGCGCAATTTCTGGCTGCTGGCCGGCGTGGTGGGCGCGGTGCTGATGTCCGGCCTGTGGAAGCCCGGCATCGCCTTCGCGCTGCCCGGCGTCCACCTGGAGCTGCAGAACCTGCTGCGCGACGGGATCCTGCTGCTGCTGGCTTTCGCCTCGCTGTGGATCACGCCCAAGCAGGTGCGCGCCGGCAACGAGTTCAACTGGCTGCCCATTCTGGAAGTGGGCAAGCTGTTCGCCGGCATCTTCATCACCATCGCGCCGGTGATCGCCATCCTGCGCGCCGGCGACCACGGCGCGCTGGCCGGCCTGGTGCAGGCCGTGTCCGGCCCCGATGGCAAGCCGCTGGACGGCATGTACTTCTGGATGACCGGCATCCTGTCCAGCTTCCTGGACAACGCGCCGACCTATCTGGTGTTCTTCAACCTGGCGTCCGGCGACGCCGCCGAACTGATGGGCCCGTTCGCCAGCACCTTGCTGGCCATCTCGATGGGCGCCGTGTTCATGGGGGCGATGACCTATATCGGCAACGCGCCCAACTTCATGGTCAAGGCCATCGCCGAGCACCGCCACGTCAGGATGCCGGGCTTCTTCGGCTACATGCTGTGGTCCGGCGCCGTGCTGCTGCCGTGCTTCGCGCTGCTGACGCTGGTGTTCTTCCACTTCTGA
- a CDS encoding carbon starvation CstA family protein, producing the protein MDHALTFVIGSLCILAICYRLYGVFFTRKVLGVDDSAVTPSHELKDGKDYVPTSKWVAFGGHFAAIAAAGPLVGPVLAAQYGYLPSMVWLLIGCVIGGAVHDTVVLFASMKHHGKSLSEVAKAELGPVAGWCTGLAMLFIITITMAGLSMVVVHALERNPWGAFAVFMTIPIAIAVGLWERVTGSMKNASYVGIAAIMACVFAGPYIQHTALGEWLSLKASTVSLLLPIYAFFATALPVWMLLTPRACLSSFMKIGVFGLLVAGVVFINPQIQFPAVTQFIHGGGPVLSGPVWPFISITIACGAISGFHAFIGSGTTPKQIDKWSDILPVGFGAMLAECVVGVMALIAATALHPADYFAINSAPAVFHTLGMDVVNLPKLSEEIGLDLYGRTGGAVTLAVGMADIFTRIPWFSNLASYFFQFMVMFEAVFILTAIDSGTRVARYLIQDFVGDLWAPLKRTDWMPGAIGASVVACVMWGYLLNSGDINSVWALFGVSNQLMASIGLIIGATIILRLSHKRSYMLTCLVPLAYLYVTVNYAGYWMVKNVYLNPAAKGYNLFNAGISIVMLALGLAILVSAVRRWKALLGRPAPQAALEPAAAKA; encoded by the coding sequence ATGGATCACGCATTGACTTTTGTGATCGGCAGCCTGTGCATTCTTGCGATCTGCTACCGCCTGTACGGGGTATTCTTCACGCGCAAGGTGCTGGGCGTCGACGACAGCGCCGTCACCCCCTCTCACGAACTGAAGGACGGCAAGGACTACGTGCCCACCAGCAAGTGGGTGGCCTTCGGCGGCCACTTCGCCGCCATCGCCGCCGCCGGCCCGCTGGTGGGCCCGGTGCTGGCCGCCCAGTACGGCTATCTGCCCAGCATGGTCTGGCTGCTGATCGGCTGTGTGATCGGCGGCGCGGTGCACGACACCGTGGTGCTGTTCGCGTCGATGAAGCACCATGGCAAGTCGCTGTCCGAAGTGGCCAAGGCCGAACTCGGCCCGGTGGCCGGCTGGTGCACCGGGCTGGCCATGCTGTTCATCATCACCATCACCATGGCTGGTCTGTCCATGGTGGTGGTGCACGCGCTGGAGCGCAACCCGTGGGGCGCTTTCGCCGTGTTCATGACCATCCCCATCGCCATAGCCGTCGGCCTGTGGGAGCGCGTCACCGGAAGCATGAAGAATGCCAGCTATGTGGGCATCGCCGCCATCATGGCCTGCGTGTTCGCCGGCCCTTACATCCAGCACACCGCGCTGGGCGAATGGCTGTCGCTGAAGGCATCCACCGTGTCGTTGCTGCTGCCTATCTACGCCTTCTTCGCCACCGCGCTGCCGGTCTGGATGCTGCTGACCCCGCGCGCCTGCCTGTCCAGCTTCATGAAGATAGGCGTGTTCGGCCTGTTGGTGGCCGGCGTGGTGTTCATCAACCCGCAGATCCAGTTCCCGGCGGTGACGCAGTTCATCCATGGCGGCGGCCCGGTGCTGTCCGGCCCGGTATGGCCGTTCATCTCCATCACCATCGCCTGCGGCGCCATTTCCGGCTTCCACGCCTTCATCGGCTCCGGCACCACGCCCAAGCAGATCGACAAGTGGAGCGACATCCTGCCGGTGGGCTTCGGCGCCATGCTGGCCGAATGCGTAGTCGGCGTGATGGCCTTGATCGCCGCCACCGCCTTGCATCCGGCTGATTACTTCGCCATCAACTCCGCCCCGGCCGTGTTCCACACCCTGGGCATGGACGTGGTGAATCTGCCCAAGCTGTCCGAGGAGATCGGCCTCGATCTGTACGGCCGCACCGGCGGCGCGGTGACGCTGGCGGTGGGCATGGCGGACATCTTCACCCGCATCCCGTGGTTCAGCAATCTGGCGTCCTATTTCTTCCAATTCATGGTGATGTTCGAAGCCGTGTTCATCCTCACCGCCATCGATTCCGGCACCCGCGTCGCCCGTTACCTGATCCAGGACTTCGTCGGCGATCTGTGGGCGCCGCTGAAGCGCACCGACTGGATGCCCGGCGCCATCGGCGCTTCCGTCGTGGCCTGCGTGATGTGGGGATACCTGCTGAACTCCGGCGACATCAACTCGGTATGGGCGCTGTTCGGCGTGTCCAACCAGCTGATGGCCTCCATCGGCCTGATCATCGGCGCCACCATCATCCTGCGGCTGTCGCACAAGCGCAGCTACATGCTGACCTGCCTGGTGCCGCTGGCCTACCTGTACGTCACCGTCAACTACGCCGGCTACTGGATGGTTAAGAACGTGTACCTGAACCCGGCCGCCAAGGGCTACAACCTGTTCAACGCCGGCATCTCCATCGTGATGCTGGCCCTGGGGCTGGCGATCCTGGTCTCCGCCGTCCGCCGCTGGAAGGCGCTGTTGGGCCGTCCGGCGCCTCAAGCCGCCCTGGAGCCCGCCGCCGCCAAAGCCTGA
- the btsR gene encoding two-component system response regulator BtsR, whose amino-acid sequence MLKTLLVDDEPLARDELRELLAAHGDFDIVGECGNAIEAIAFIHRQQPDVVFLDIRMPRISGLEMLAMLDPDKMPRVVFVTAFDDFAIQAFEEHAFDYLLKPVDPQRLAKTLVRLRREAAPQPLDILRRLSPLELVPCHGVNRIVLLPLAEVEYVSSRVSGVFVQAGDGREHFTELTLRTFEERSALFRCHRQHLVNLRAIHEIRLGENGVADIVTHAGRSLPVSRRFLKPLKEALGIPG is encoded by the coding sequence ATGCTGAAAACCCTGCTGGTCGACGACGAGCCGCTGGCACGCGACGAATTGCGCGAGCTGCTGGCCGCGCATGGCGATTTCGACATCGTCGGCGAATGCGGCAACGCGATCGAAGCCATCGCCTTCATCCACCGCCAGCAGCCGGACGTGGTGTTCCTGGATATCCGCATGCCGCGGATCAGCGGCCTGGAAATGCTGGCGATGCTGGACCCGGACAAAATGCCGCGCGTGGTGTTCGTCACCGCCTTCGACGACTTCGCGATCCAGGCCTTCGAAGAACACGCTTTCGATTACCTGCTCAAGCCGGTGGACCCGCAACGGCTGGCCAAGACGCTGGTCCGGCTCAGGCGGGAGGCCGCGCCGCAGCCGCTGGACATCCTGCGCCGTCTGTCGCCGCTGGAACTGGTGCCCTGCCACGGCGTCAACCGCATCGTGCTGCTGCCCCTCGCCGAGGTGGAGTACGTGTCTTCGCGCGTCAGCGGCGTGTTCGTGCAGGCCGGGGACGGGCGCGAACACTTCACCGAGCTGACGCTGCGCACCTTCGAGGAGCGCAGCGCGCTGTTCCGCTGCCACCGCCAGCATCTGGTCAACCTGCGCGCGATCCACGAGATCCGCCTGGGCGAGAACGGCGTGGCCGACATCGTCACCCATGCCGGCCGCTCGCTGCCGGTCAGCCGGCGCTTCCTCAAGCCGCTGAAGGAGGCGCTGGGCATTCCCGGCTGA
- a CDS encoding sensor histidine kinase, with amino-acid sequence MIVELTLVLSLLQQMCVYLVIAYLLSKTPLFIPLTQITLQLPHKLVCYLVFSMFCIMGTYFGLHIQDSIANTRAIGAVLGGMLGGPWVGLAVGFTGGLHRYSLGGLTAGACMVSTMMEGLLGGLVHLYLVRRGLRARLFDPLVVAAVACVAEIGQMLILLALVRPSEAAERLVASIALPMMAANTLGAAMFMRILLDRRVLAEKYSTAFSGKALQIAARAEGVLRQGFDPENSMTVARILYEELGVGAVAITDRERLLAFIGIGADHHLPGTAITSPHTHRAIERNEVVYADGNETPYRCSISPQCRLASSLVIPLRGEDERVIGTIKLYEPRNKLFSRINLTLGEGIARLLSAQILQGQYDKQKQLLAQTEIKLLHAQVNPHFLFNALNTLSAVIRRNPEHARRLVQYLSTFFRKNLKRSGEAATLEDEIEHVSAYLRIEEARFAGRLDVEISLDEAARRARLPAFSLQPIVENAIKHGTSQLLEAGRIRIAARCADGRLCVTVEDNAGLYAPAGPGDGLGMSLVDRRIRARHGPAYGVSVECEPEAYTRVTLSVPCPEPGEIPC; translated from the coding sequence ATGATCGTAGAACTGACCCTGGTGCTGTCGCTGCTGCAGCAGATGTGCGTTTATCTGGTGATCGCCTACCTGCTGTCCAAGACGCCGCTGTTCATCCCGCTGACCCAGATCACGCTGCAATTGCCCCACAAGCTGGTCTGTTATCTGGTGTTTTCGATGTTTTGCATCATGGGCACCTATTTCGGCCTGCACATCCAGGACTCCATCGCCAATACCCGCGCCATCGGCGCGGTGCTGGGCGGCATGCTGGGCGGCCCCTGGGTGGGGCTGGCGGTGGGCTTCACCGGCGGCCTGCACCGCTATTCGCTGGGCGGGCTCACCGCCGGCGCCTGCATGGTGTCGACGATGATGGAGGGCCTGCTGGGCGGCCTGGTGCATCTCTACCTGGTGCGCCGCGGCCTGCGCGCGCGGCTGTTCGACCCGCTGGTGGTGGCGGCGGTGGCCTGCGTCGCCGAGATCGGCCAGATGCTGATCCTGCTGGCGCTGGTGCGCCCGTCCGAGGCGGCCGAACGCCTGGTGGCCAGCATCGCGCTGCCGATGATGGCGGCCAACACGCTGGGGGCGGCGATGTTCATGCGCATTCTGCTGGACCGCCGGGTGCTGGCGGAAAAATACTCCACCGCCTTCTCCGGCAAGGCGCTGCAGATCGCTGCCCGCGCCGAAGGGGTGCTGCGCCAGGGCTTCGACCCGGAAAACAGCATGACCGTGGCGCGCATCCTGTACGAGGAGCTGGGCGTCGGCGCGGTGGCCATCACCGACCGCGAGCGGCTGCTGGCCTTCATCGGCATAGGCGCGGATCATCACCTGCCCGGCACGGCCATCACCTCGCCGCACACCCACCGCGCGATCGAGCGCAACGAGGTGGTGTACGCCGACGGCAACGAAACGCCCTACCGCTGCTCGATCAGCCCCCAGTGCCGGCTGGCGTCCTCGCTGGTGATCCCGCTGCGCGGCGAGGACGAACGGGTGATCGGCACCATCAAGCTGTACGAGCCGCGCAACAAGCTGTTCTCCCGCATCAACCTGACGCTGGGCGAAGGCATCGCCCGCCTGCTGTCCGCCCAGATCCTGCAGGGCCAGTACGATAAACAAAAGCAGCTGCTGGCGCAGACCGAGATCAAACTGCTGCACGCCCAAGTGAACCCGCACTTCCTGTTCAACGCTCTGAACACGCTGTCGGCGGTGATACGGCGCAACCCGGAACATGCCCGCCGGCTGGTGCAGTACCTGTCCACCTTCTTCCGCAAGAACCTGAAACGCTCCGGCGAAGCGGCGACGCTGGAGGACGAGATCGAACACGTCAGCGCCTACCTGCGCATCGAGGAAGCGCGCTTCGCCGGGAGGCTGGACGTGGAGATCTCGCTGGACGAGGCGGCCCGCCGGGCGCGGCTGCCGGCGTTCTCGCTGCAGCCCATCGTCGAGAATGCCATCAAGCACGGCACCTCCCAACTACTGGAAGCCGGCCGCATCCGCATCGCCGCGCGCTGCGCCGACGGCAGGCTTTGCGTGACGGTGGAAGACAACGCCGGCCTGTACGCGCCGGCCGGCCCCGGCGACGGCTTAGGCATGTCGCTGGTGGACCGGCGCATCCGCGCCCGGCACGGACCGGCTTACGGCGTGTCGGTGGAGTGCGAGCCGGAGGCCTATACCCGCGTCACGCTCAGCGTGCCCTGCCCCGAGCCTGGAGAAATCCCATGCTGA
- the mpl gene encoding UDP-N-acetylmuramate:L-alanyl-gamma-D-glutamyl-meso-diaminopimelate ligase — MHIHILGICGTFMGGIAAIAKQAGHKVTGCDANVYPPMSTQLEAMGIELTQGFGAEQVDLNPDVYVIGNVVTRGKPLMEEILNRGLPYISGPQWLAENVLRDKWVLAVAGTHGKTTTSSMLAWILEDAGLAPGFLIGGIPENFGVSARLPGAPALDPASVSPFFVIEADEYDTAFFDKRSKFVHYRPRTAILNNLEFDHADIFADLAAIETQFHHLVRTIPGNGRIVSNGREANLDRVLARGCWTPAERFGVDAGWQLGALHEDGGFDVLLNGEQQGTVRWALMGEHNRLNAIAAIAAARHAGVAVKDAIDALSRFANVKRRMEVKGVAGGVTVYDDFAHHPTAIATTLEGLRRKVGDARILAVLEPRSNTMKLGTMKDALPGSLALADKVFCSAAGLNWNPGEALQVMGAKAQTFSDFDALLGAIAAEAKPGDHVLVMSNGGFGGIHQKLLDKLA; from the coding sequence ATGCACATCCACATCCTGGGTATCTGCGGTACCTTCATGGGCGGCATCGCCGCCATCGCCAAACAGGCCGGCCACAAGGTGACCGGTTGCGACGCCAATGTCTATCCGCCGATGAGCACCCAGCTGGAGGCGATGGGCATAGAACTGACCCAGGGCTTCGGCGCGGAGCAGGTGGACCTGAACCCGGACGTGTATGTGATCGGCAATGTGGTGACGCGCGGCAAGCCGCTGATGGAGGAAATCCTCAACCGCGGCCTGCCTTATATTTCCGGCCCGCAGTGGCTGGCCGAGAACGTGCTGCGCGACAAATGGGTGCTGGCGGTGGCCGGCACCCACGGCAAGACCACCACCAGCTCGATGCTGGCGTGGATACTGGAGGACGCCGGCCTGGCGCCCGGCTTTCTGATCGGCGGCATTCCGGAGAACTTCGGTGTGTCGGCGCGGCTGCCGGGCGCGCCGGCGCTGGATCCGGCGAGCGTCAGCCCCTTCTTCGTGATCGAGGCCGACGAGTACGACACCGCCTTCTTCGACAAGCGTTCCAAGTTCGTCCATTACCGCCCGCGCACCGCGATCCTGAACAACCTGGAATTCGACCACGCCGACATCTTCGCCGACCTGGCGGCGATTGAAACCCAGTTCCACCACCTGGTGCGCACCATTCCGGGCAACGGCCGCATCGTCAGCAACGGCCGCGAGGCCAATCTGGACCGCGTGCTGGCGCGCGGCTGCTGGACGCCGGCGGAGCGCTTCGGCGTGGACGCCGGCTGGCAGCTGGGCGCGCTGCACGAGGACGGCGGCTTCGACGTGCTGCTGAACGGCGAGCAGCAAGGCACGGTGCGCTGGGCGCTGATGGGTGAGCACAACCGGCTGAACGCGATCGCCGCCATCGCCGCCGCGCGCCATGCCGGCGTCGCGGTCAAGGACGCGATAGACGCCTTGTCCCGTTTCGCCAACGTCAAGCGCCGGATGGAAGTGAAGGGCGTGGCGGGCGGCGTCACCGTCTACGATGATTTCGCCCACCACCCCACCGCCATCGCCACCACGCTGGAAGGCCTGCGCCGCAAAGTGGGCGACGCTCGCATTCTGGCCGTGCTGGAGCCGCGCTCCAACACCATGAAGCTGGGCACGATGAAGGACGCGCTGCCGGGTTCGCTGGCGCTGGCCGACAAGGTGTTCTGCTCGGCCGCGGGGCTGAACTGGAATCCGGGCGAGGCGCTGCAAGTCATGGGGGCGAAGGCGCAGACCTTCAGCGATTTCGACGCGCTGCTGGGCGCCATCGCCGCCGAGGCCAAACCGGGCGACCATGTGCTGGTGATGAGCAACGGCGGCTTCGGCGGCATTCACCAGAAGCTGCTGGACAAATTGGCCTGA
- a CDS encoding sensor domain-containing diguanylate cyclase, whose product MVTLQAFQPLIDTVQGSLLLASPDDGHIYCANQLACILLASPHSELLKSSVYDFLPDKNEAYTICRELAGNNMIYNRGMQLSTSTGRIFDVQLSARRISLDQVPLLVVSFSDRTETKVLGQLLDFERQLVERSLSIVKTLKEEGRQNDDEDKLTGVVGMHRLMSSAHSETSRAKRYGGSLSGLALELVNVPEMVPREDDGSAYGHLIRLAGSLCLQSSRDSDLVARRSANTFVILLPHTAIGGANEMGRRLIKSLRQLTFLYQGTEHQAAACVGISALRPEESSPTPMLERLEEALKKARDGGANYIIQLP is encoded by the coding sequence ATGGTCACATTGCAGGCGTTCCAGCCATTGATAGACACGGTGCAGGGCAGCCTGCTGCTGGCCTCGCCGGACGATGGCCACATCTACTGCGCCAACCAGCTGGCCTGCATCCTGCTCGCCAGCCCCCACAGCGAACTGCTCAAGTCCTCGGTCTACGATTTTCTGCCGGACAAGAACGAGGCCTACACCATCTGCCGCGAACTGGCAGGCAACAATATGATCTACAACCGCGGCATGCAGCTGAGCACCAGCACCGGACGCATCTTCGACGTCCAGCTGTCGGCGCGGCGCATCAGCCTGGACCAGGTGCCCTTGCTGGTAGTGAGTTTCTCCGACCGCACCGAGACCAAGGTGCTGGGCCAGTTGCTGGATTTCGAACGCCAGCTGGTGGAACGCTCGCTGAGTATCGTCAAGACGCTGAAGGAAGAAGGCCGGCAGAACGACGACGAGGACAAGCTGACCGGCGTGGTGGGCATGCACAGGCTGATGTCCAGCGCCCACTCCGAAACCAGCCGCGCCAAGCGCTACGGCGGCAGCCTGTCCGGCCTGGCGCTGGAGCTGGTCAACGTACCCGAGATGGTGCCGCGCGAGGACGACGGCTCCGCCTATGGCCACCTGATCCGCCTGGCCGGCAGCCTGTGCCTGCAGAGCAGCCGCGACAGCGACCTGGTGGCGCGGCGCAGCGCCAACACCTTCGTCATCCTGCTGCCCCATACCGCGATCGGCGGCGCCAACGAAATGGGGCGGCGCCTGATCAAGTCGCTGCGCCAGCTCACCTTTCTCTACCAGGGGACGGAACACCAGGCGGCGGCCTGCGTCGGCATCAGCGCGCTGCGGCCGGAGGAATCCAGCCCCACTCCTATGCTGGAGCGGCTGGAAGAGGCGCTGAAGAAGGCGCGCGACGGCGGCGCCAACTACATCATCCAGCTGCCCTGA
- a CDS encoding sodium-dependent transporter, producing the protein MARSQWGSRLGFILAAAGSAIGLGAIWKFPYVAATNGGGAFLFIYLGICLTLGLVLMLAEMALGRATSAGAVGAFRKLAGGFWPLIGYMGVLVCFLILSFYSVVGGWTIAYIVKSLQGGIMTSDPKALGAIFGGFISDPVQPLLYHGGFALLTLAVVVGGVQKGIEALSKFLMPALFALMLVLIARGLTLPGALEGVSYFVAPDFSKVSASMLVDALGLAFFSLSLGLGIMITYGSYVGRESKLLGSALWVILLTVATCFLAGLMVLPAVFAFGFDPSAGPGLTFITMPAVFAHLPLGQLFAVMFFCLLLLAALTSSVSLLEVVTSFAIDELRLSRRTAAILMAAGTFLLGIPASLSLGVWGDYQLFGMNFFDLLDFVTSKLLMPAGELLLALFVGWKAWPVVRAELSSGRSPRAMQCMRGFCMALAPLLIGCIMVASFR; encoded by the coding sequence ATGGCTAGATCTCAATGGGGCTCGCGCCTCGGTTTCATTCTCGCGGCAGCCGGCTCGGCCATCGGGCTGGGCGCCATCTGGAAGTTTCCCTACGTGGCCGCCACCAACGGCGGCGGCGCGTTTTTGTTCATTTACCTCGGCATCTGCCTGACGCTGGGCCTGGTGCTGATGCTGGCTGAAATGGCGTTGGGACGCGCCACCAGCGCCGGCGCCGTCGGCGCGTTCCGCAAGCTGGCCGGCGGCTTCTGGCCGCTCATCGGCTACATGGGCGTGCTGGTGTGTTTTCTGATCCTGTCGTTCTACAGCGTGGTGGGCGGCTGGACCATCGCCTACATCGTCAAGTCGCTGCAGGGCGGCATCATGACGTCCGATCCCAAGGCGCTCGGCGCCATTTTCGGCGGCTTCATCAGCGACCCGGTGCAGCCGCTGCTCTATCACGGCGGCTTCGCGCTGCTGACGCTGGCCGTGGTGGTCGGCGGCGTGCAGAAGGGCATCGAGGCGCTGTCCAAGTTCCTGATGCCGGCGCTGTTCGCGCTGATGCTGGTGCTGATCGCGCGCGGACTGACGCTGCCGGGCGCGCTGGAGGGCGTCAGCTATTTCGTCGCGCCGGACTTCTCCAAGGTGAGCGCCAGCATGCTGGTGGACGCGCTGGGCCTGGCCTTCTTCTCGCTGTCGCTGGGCCTGGGCATCATGATCACCTACGGCTCCTACGTCGGCCGCGAATCCAAGCTGCTGGGCTCGGCGCTGTGGGTGATCCTGCTGACGGTGGCCACTTGCTTCCTGGCCGGCCTGATGGTGCTGCCGGCGGTATTCGCTTTCGGCTTCGACCCGTCCGCGGGCCCCGGCCTCACCTTCATCACCATGCCGGCGGTGTTCGCCCACCTGCCGCTGGGGCAGCTGTTCGCGGTGATGTTCTTCTGCCTGCTGCTGCTGGCGGCGCTGACTTCGTCGGTGTCGCTGCTGGAGGTGGTGACCAGCTTCGCCATCGACGAGCTGCGCCTGTCGCGCCGCACCGCCGCCATCCTGATGGCCGCCGGCACCTTCCTGCTGGGCATCCCTGCCTCGCTGTCGCTGGGCGTATGGGGCGATTACCAACTGTTCGGCATGAACTTCTTCGATCTGCTGGACTTCGTCACCTCCAAGCTGCTGATGCCGGCGGGCGAGCTGCTGCTGGCGCTGTTCGTAGGCTGGAAAGCCTGGCCGGTGGTCAGGGCCGAGCTGTCGTCCGGCCGCTCGCCGCGGGCGATGCAATGCATGCGCGGCTTCTGCATGGCGCTGGCGCCGCTGTTGATAGGCTGCATCATGGTGGCCAGCTTCCGCTGA
- a CDS encoding substrate-binding periplasmic protein, with amino-acid sequence MAKWRVAAILSGALLAADARAEALRMLLTQIPGIIEQAPDGASMRGVGIDLMKEVGRRAGVELRFEAYPQARARLLVERQRDACLPVAHLPEQAANFKWSAPLLQMRLVLLARGDDGRQLRSLEQAGGLRVGAMRGTMAAARLKERGVAVEESADYLSGLEKLRLGRLDLWAMLDVGVASLARRLEMPPPRVAWVMDTLDVSFACNRQVDDALIARLDGAIAAMRADGSMARFDLR; translated from the coding sequence ATGGCGAAGTGGCGAGTGGCGGCGATCCTGTCCGGCGCCTTGCTGGCGGCGGATGCCCGGGCTGAAGCCTTGCGCATGCTGCTGACGCAAATCCCCGGCATCATCGAGCAGGCGCCCGATGGAGCGTCCATGCGCGGCGTTGGCATCGACCTGATGAAAGAGGTGGGGCGCCGGGCCGGCGTGGAATTGCGTTTCGAAGCCTATCCACAGGCCCGCGCGCGGCTGCTGGTGGAGCGGCAGCGCGATGCCTGCCTGCCGGTGGCGCATCTGCCGGAGCAGGCGGCGAATTTCAAATGGAGCGCCCCGCTGCTGCAGATGCGCCTGGTCTTGCTGGCCAGGGGGGACGATGGCCGCCAGCTGCGCAGCCTGGAGCAGGCGGGGGGGCTGCGGGTGGGGGCGATGCGCGGCACCATGGCGGCGGCGCGCCTGAAAGAGCGGGGCGTGGCGGTGGAGGAAAGCGCCGATTACCTGAGCGGCCTGGAGAAGCTGAGGCTGGGCCGGCTGGATCTGTGGGCGATGCTGGATGTCGGCGTCGCGTCGCTGGCCCGGCGTCTGGAAATGCCGCCGCCCAGGGTGGCCTGGGTGATGGATACGCTGGACGTGTCCTTCGCCTGCAACCGGCAAGTGGACGACGCGCTGATCGCCCGGCTGGATGGCGCCATCGCCGCGATGCGCGCCGACGGCAGCATGGCCCGTTTCGATCTGCGCTGA